The window TGTGCGACAGCACAGGCGTTCTCTCCACTAAGCGGTGAACCGCCTAGACGAGATCACGCGGAACCGATTAACCGAGCCTCCGGCGAAAAACTGGCGAGCCCTAACGGGGCCTGCGTGGCATGCTCAGTCGCGGAGGGCCAGCCAAAGAGTGGAAAGAAATCTAGACGGAGCGACAAGTCCATGATTGTCCCCACTAGCTCACTTGTTGCGAAGGAGTTCCGCGACATGCGTGAGGAGCTCGAATCGCCGCAAATGCTCCAAAAGATCTCCGGAAGAAAGGCCGCCATCCAGGAGATCCtgaaagaagcagagacaccgcgaaACACAAAGACTGCCGCAGCGGGACTCTCTCACTCCTCGTGCATATCTCACTGATTGTCGACATCTTCCCGCCGCGCCCCATCCGCGAGCACAGACTCGTACACCTCCATGTGTACACACCTACATCGCCGCACACATGCAAATAGGACAGTTGCATTTCTGCGTATTTGTGGAAACCGGGTCGAGACCCGTCGGGGACGCATGCCCGAAACCGAGAGTTGTGAGTCACGTGGAAGGTCCAGGGATAAAACAGCCACAGCGGCTCGTTCcgcagcgaggcgggcgccgaaacgaaagagagaagaagagagaagccgaccAAACGCGCCTCCCTACCTTCAGCTGAGAAACGCTCGGGGGCGCCCGTGGCTGGCGTCCGGAGTCTCCGTGTCGCCCGCGCCGTTGAAAGTGGAAACTCCTTTCCGGTTCACCTTCGCCGTGGTGCGAAAAGTAGAACACCTCTTCTGTCCAGCCCTCATCCTGTGTCGGagcgtcgtcctctttctctcttggtTCCTCCTCAGCCGCAACGACAGGCAGATACCTGTGGAAAAACTCCACGGGTAGCACTCGGTAGAGCCTGCCGTCGACGTCGACCGGTCGCCTCAACGGCATCACCCCTACCATTgggagtgtctcctctttgttcttTTGTGCGATCGAAAAGAAGTCTTTGTGTTCCCTGACTCTTCGCCGCAACGGAACCGCCTTCGGGGAAGCCCCTGACGCCGCAGGCCGTTTCGCCTCGACGTCGCCGTCGTTCCTGATGTGCACGAtccctccgtcttctgtctttgacggtccttcttcgccgccgtccctcgcgagagcgaacgcctcctccagagaaggcagcagcgGTTCTGGAGTGACCCAGACGTCGCGGCCTTGAGGCGTCAGTGTCAAGGCTTCAACCTCGACGCTCCCGTCTCCGGCCGGTGACAAAGACGACCTCGGCAGTGTGCGGTGCACAATCAGCGACACGAATGGAACGgcggaacggcgagaaggagaaggagacagaggcgccgcgctgCCGGACACGTTCTCTGCGTGATGTTGCAagtgaagagacaggagaactTCCACCGGCGTCACGCGACGTCTCTGCAACACGACtcacacagaaagaaaaaggacacagTGAACGAGGTCGAGAGGTACACGGCAGCAAGCAAATGGGACTGAACAGCTTACCGAATCGGCGGCCGGCCAGCCGAAAGACACACTTCGAATTggggagaaaacaaagaagaaTCGACGAAACGCCGCTGGGTGCCTACCTGTCTTTCAGTCCCCTCGGCGgggttttcttcgcctttttctccgaCCGATCGgccttttttcgccttttgAGCGGCGTCCTGGACGTGCCTCCCCGAaacgcctcctcgccccctTTGGGCTCTAAAAGACGGCccactgtctccgttgtCCGGGCGACTCGGCGGCCGCAGGGACGCCCACCCCACAAGTTGGAGCCCCAAGTGCCGCGCTGCGCGATCCGCAGCTTCTCGAAGGGGCGACGCTCCAAGCAGGAACTGCACAGCAAAAGGAAAGTTCGACACACAGCTGAAACATGAGGATGCTTGCAGCGCGCGTAAGGCGAGGAGCCAGGGACAGCCTTGAGTGTCCATACAGAGCGCTATATCTCCGGCCCACGTGTCAAGAAACCGGTTCTCGTTAATTCCCGCTGCTTTCACGAACACAAGACGCGATACGGTATAGCTCAAATCGAGTAAACAGAGCCCTATTTAGCACCTAGAATACTGAATATGCACGGTATCTATACATGGTTGCGAGAACCACTGTGTCTTCGCACCTGAAACGTCTCATCCCTAGCAGCAGGACACGTcaaaggagaaaggcaaagagGCAACCGCGCCATtatcgcctctcttttccagGTGACTCGACTGCGTAACGAGGAATGCCGTCACGCGGGATTCCCCTCTCAtcgcagtctctctctcgctttctctctttctttctctttttctcgcttcctctctttctttctctttttctcgcttcctctcttgtgcGTCACGAGAACCTACCACAAAAACCCAACACCAAGGTCTTTGAATTGCGTGTAGATTTCccgtctgtttttcgtcgttcctctctctctctgccttaCATTCCGaattgcttcttctttctctcgcgggtTCCGTCCGTCGCTCCCGTTCCCGCGACCgggggcgaagacgaggaccgCCTCGACGTGGATCCGGCACGCCGGCTTCGCCTCTgaccgtctctctgccgccctctcgccgtccttcgcCCCGGCGCATGCCgcatctcgctctctctctcgcgctccgtctctgccttcccccGACCCCGAAGGCTCGACCGAGCCGTAAAGCAGCGCGACTGCCGCCGGGGCAGAATCTCCGGCGTGCGGGGAGGCGCCCGAGGGTTCAGCGGGTTCTACGGGAGCGGCCAGAAGGCTCTGAATTgcatgtggagagagaaccacctagacgcggaaaagagagacaggaaagaagaggtaaggaagaagaggcaaggaagaagaggcaaggaagaagaggcaaggaagaagaggcaaggaagaagaggtaaggaagaagagacaggaaagaagaggtaaggaagaagagacaggaaagaagaggtaaagaagaagagacaggaaagaagaggtaaggaagaagagacaggaaagaagaggtaaggaagaagagacaggaaagaagagacaggaaagaagaggtaaagaagaagagacaggaaagaagagacaggaaagaagaggtaaggaagaagagacaggaaagaagaggtaaagaagaagagacaggaaagaagagacaggaatgAGGAGGtaaggaagaggagacaggaaagaaggggcAAGGATGatgagacaggaaagaagagacaggaaagaagagacaggaatgAAGAGgtaaagaagaagagacaggaaagaagagacaagaaagaagaggtgaagaagaagagacaggaaagaagaggtaaagaagaagagacaggaaagaagagacaggaatgAGGAGgtaaagaagaagagacaggaaagaagagacaggaatgAGGAGgtaaagaagaagagacaggaaagaagaggtaaagaagaagagacaggaaagaagagacaggaatgAGGAGgtaaagaagaagagacaggaaagaagaggtaaagaagaagagacaggaaa of the Neospora caninum Liverpool complete genome, chromosome XII genome contains:
- a CDS encoding putative protease; translation: MEDEPPNSTAPLPHLPLFSVSLLLFFVSIRWKRLLFHALLCLASPLIVSALSLPSQVSQHFLRVVPYRAGFSSSTSFSVFPHASSPRDVSPFLPRGEAGRKATEEKARIEAETPSDPQASTQVVSTAPSPRVSLTASLSSRPSPLSSWSSSPSPFPSSSPSSSSSPSSSSSPSSSSSPSSSSSPSSSSSPSFSGEEKKRLSSSSPPSSCAWWSVSEEPSSREILCSSSPSSSHLPLGRRGGSSRVYRHLPRVVDGASLLRSREGEAASDLPALRFSSVSPGDSGNAEPGRETQGGDRRECRYAREHRWDATRRHFAEKKDVAGETQDTVRPLSLDGEQDVQVVLSPHAIQSLLAAPVEPAEPSGASPHAGDSAPAAVALLYGSVEPSGSGEGRDGARERERDAACAGAKDGERAAERRSEAKPACRIHVEAVLVFAPGRGNGSDGRNPREKEEAIRNFLLGASPLREAADRAARHLGLQLVGWASLRPPSRPDNGDSGPSFRAQRGRGGVSGRHVQDAAQKAKKGRSVGEKGEENPAEGTERQRRRVTPVEVLLSLHLQHHAENVSGSAAPLSPSPSRRSAVPFVSLIVHRTLPRSSLSPAGDGSVEVEALTLTPQGRDVWVTPEPLLPSLEEAFALARDGGEEGPSKTEDGGIVHIRNDGDVEAKRPAASGASPKAVPLRRRVREHKDFFSIAQKNKEETLPMVGVMPLRRPVDVDGRLYRVLPVEFFHRYLPVVAAEEEPREKEDDAPTQDEGWTEEVFYFSHHGEGEPERSFHFQRRGRHGDSGRQPRAPPSVSQLKDLLDGGLSSGDLLEHLRRFELLTHVAELLRNKADLGKEKRFSAPDQVLPSRVLRLIRALAAAQRSTHAG